Proteins encoded in a region of the Dreissena polymorpha isolate Duluth1 chromosome 6, UMN_Dpol_1.0, whole genome shotgun sequence genome:
- the LOC127833344 gene encoding uncharacterized protein LOC127833344 isoform X1 → MAFKFNATKRHRVESDVSAASGLSTQTQLIDLSGSSLDNNSVFDLRRHSDNSDNNISAKNNSEIPEIPSNFKFDDRKREIMTATKRGSAQRVSFSIDDGDIDNEEMNGPCEGQCCNGGRIYKYQHTRPMSRPRRFSENNANTINYTGYNTPMHHSVSMPCECASCYERKHNIVRDLLPNNGAEPTYRKSHSVRSLPDIQNGIPLKYPVSNHRQMSETPLDCFVTLNETGGEKYIHKVFKNPSQYNPKSKNFREMETIYSGDTPSSTLENRQLPQRPGVDQFAQSYSDPSNEMVKSKSSQPLMESPVSSKHSSESSRSDKCFICNKIAVLVILNFVLILVIVSAVPVYLSVMVKGQTVSEQVPAAVPVQQQPHQMNTTCVSCSVLDKLDDLRKLGMEKLTDDLCCLKNDTNLVDFIIKMRVAPPTYVKAEDDEIYHGRPILQLESMGLDNRKITWNPRGLTRSGLALKDNHKIEFKATGYYFISTELAFKPNSKGILQIGFTAYDNKDKPLRSKSETLRNQPDDNRYVSECSFVDFFFSGSHLYVELDNVDGLLKEDGQILVFFLGN, encoded by the exons ATGGCTTTCAAGTTCAACGCAACGAAACGACATCGAGTTGAAAGCGATGTATCTGCGGCGTCAGGCCTGTCGACACAAACACAGCTGATAGACCTGTCCGGATCGTCACTTGATAACAATAGCGTTTTTGATCTGAGACGTCACAGTGATAACTCTGACAATAACATATCCGCGAAAAATAATTCGGAAATACCGGAaataccaagtaattttaaatttGACGATCGTAAACGAGAGATAATGACTGCAACAAAAAGAGGATCCGCTCAAAGAGTGTCGTTTAGTATTGATGACGGGGATATAGACAATGAAGAGATGAACGGGCCTTGCGAAGGACAATGTTGCAACGGTGgtagaatatataaatatcagCACACAAGACCGATGTCCAGACCGAGGCGTTTCTCTGAGAACAATGCGAATACAATTAATTATACCGGCTACAATACACCAATGCACCACAGTGTGAGCATGCCGTGCGAGTGTGCATCTTGCTATGAAAGGAAACATAACATTGTTAGAGATCTTCTGCCCAACAATGGTGCAGAACCAACGTACCGAAAGTCCCACAGCGTGCGATCGTTACCAGATATCCAAAACGGAATCCCCCTAAAATATCCTGTATCAAACCACAGGCAAATGTCCGAAACTCCGTTGGACTGTTTCGTTACTTTGAATGAGACGGGTGGTGAGAAATACAtacataaagtatttaaaaatccaagtcagtatAACCCAAAGAGTAAAAATTTTAGAGAAATGGAAACTATCTACAGCGGCGACACTCCGTCTTCAACTTTAGAAAATAGACAGTTGCCTCAAAGGCCAGGTGTTGATCAGTTTGCCCAAAGCTACAGTGACCCAAGTAACGAAATGGTGAAAAGTAAAAGTTCCCAACCACTCATGGAATCACCAGTCTCAAGCAAGCACTCATCTGAATCCAGCAGATCTGATAAATGCTTTATCTGTAACAAGATCGCAGTCCTCGTTATCCTCAACTTTGTCTTGATCTTAGTGATCGTGTCCGCTGTGCCTGTCTACTTAAGTGTTATGGTGAAAGGTCAAACCGTATCGGAACAAGTACCAGCGGCTGTGCCAGTCCAACAACAGCCACACCAAATGAACACAACTTGCGTCAGCTGCAGCGTCCTGGACAAGTTGGATGATCTCAGGAAGCTTGGAATGGAAAAACTAACAGACGACCTGTGTTGTCTGAAGAATGATACCAACCTAGTTGACTTCATAATTAAG ATGAGAGTGGCCCCGCCAACTTATGTTAAAG CTGAAGATGACGAGATATATCACGGTCGTCCAATTCTTCAACTCGAGTCAATGGGCTTAG ATAACAGGAAAATAACCTGGAATCCTCGTGGTCTCACGCGAAGCGGCTTGGCGTTGAAAGACAACCATAAAATCGAGTTTAAAGCAACTGGATACTATTTTATTTCAACGGAACTCGCTTTTAAGCCCAATAGTAAAGGGATTCTTCAGATAGGCTTTACTGCCTATGACAACAAAGATAAACCGTTGCGTTCGAAAAGCGAGACGCTGAGGAATCAACCCGATGATAACAGATACGTCAGCGAATGCAGCTTCGTTGACTTTTTCTTTTCCGGGAGCCACCTTTATGTAGAACTTGATAACGTGGACGGGCTGCTGAAAGAGGACGGACAAATATTGGTTTTCTTTCTGGGAAACTGA